In Apilactobacillus bombintestini, one genomic interval encodes:
- a CDS encoding 5-formyltetrahydrofolate cyclo-ligase: MDKNYVRKLIKNKLIHLENNHDELYRKLFLTNEWKKANTIGVTLSTSIEIDTTPIIKKAIIENKNVLIPRVVSKEKLEFVQYNSDTELEYSNFHILEPQNGKVMSVNDAELLIVPGLAFATNNGQRLGFGGGYYDRILREFDGDTISLANPEQIYKNPIWKVDDFDQRVKRILF, from the coding sequence ATGGATAAAAATTATGTTAGAAAATTAATAAAAAATAAATTGATTCATCTAGAAAATAATCATGATGAATTGTATAGAAAACTTTTTTTAACGAATGAGTGGAAAAAAGCAAATACTATCGGTGTTACTTTAAGTACATCAATAGAAATTGATACAACCCCGATAATTAAAAAAGCTATTATTGAAAATAAAAATGTTTTAATTCCAAGAGTTGTTTCTAAGGAAAAACTAGAATTTGTTCAATATAATTCTGATACTGAATTGGAATATAGTAATTTTCATATATTAGAGCCTCAAAATGGCAAAGTAATGAGCGTTAATGATGCTGAGTTACTAATTGTTCCAGGACTAGCATTTGCAACTAATAACGGGCAAAGATTGGGATTTGGTGGAGGATATTATGATCGTATATTAAGAGAATTTGATGGAGACACAATATCTTTAGCAAATCCGGAACAGATTTATAAAAATCCAATTTGGAAAGTAGATGATTTCGATCAAAGAGTTAAAAGAATTTTATTTTAA
- the rpmA gene encoding 50S ribosomal protein L27, whose product MLEMNLQFFSHHKGGGSTANGRDSAGRRLGTKAADGSKVTTGSIIYRQRGTHIYPGKNVKRGGDDTLFALADGVVRFERKGRSKRQVSVYPVSETVAK is encoded by the coding sequence ATGTTAGAAATGAATCTACAATTCTTCTCTCACCATAAAGGTGGAGGTTCAACTGCTAACGGTCGTGATTCAGCTGGTCGTCGTCTAGGTACTAAGGCTGCTGATGGATCAAAAGTTACTACTGGTTCAATTATCTACCGTCAACGTGGTACTCACATTTACCCAGGTAAAAACGTTAAACGTGGCGGTGATGATACTTTATTTGCTTTAGCTGATGGTGTTGTACGTTTTGAACGTAAAGGCCGCAGCAAGCGTCAAGTTTCAGTTTACCCAGTATCTGAAACAGTTGCTAAGTAA
- the efp gene encoding elongation factor P, producing MATISTAQFKTGLTIEVDNAIWRIINFQHVKPGKGGAFVRTKLKNLRTGAVQDKTFRSGAKMEQAQIDTRTMQYLYSDGSGYVFMDMDTYEQLSVPGDKIKDALNYLQENMEVSIVQYENEVIGIEVPNTVTLEVSETEPSIKGNTASGGSKPATMTTGLIVQVPFFVNAGDKLVINTTDGTYISRA from the coding sequence ATGGCTACAATTTCAACTGCTCAATTTAAGACAGGATTAACTATTGAAGTTGATAATGCTATCTGGCGTATTATTAACTTCCAACACGTAAAACCAGGTAAAGGTGGAGCTTTCGTTCGTACTAAGCTAAAGAACTTAAGAACTGGTGCCGTTCAAGATAAAACTTTCCGTTCTGGTGCTAAGATGGAACAAGCTCAAATCGATACTAGAACTATGCAATACTTATATTCTGATGGTTCTGGTTACGTATTCATGGATATGGATACTTATGAACAACTAAGTGTTCCTGGCGACAAGATTAAAGATGCTTTGAACTACTTACAAGAAAACATGGAAGTTTCAATTGTTCAATACGAAAACGAAGTTATTGGTATTGAAGTTCCAAACACTGTAACTCTAGAAGTTTCAGAAACTGAACCAAGTATTAAAGGTAATACTGCTTCCGGTGGTAGTAAACCAGCTACTATGACTACTGGATTAATCGTTCAAGTTCCATTCTTTGTTAATGCTGGTGACAAATTAGTTATTAACACTACTGATGGAACATACATTTCAAGAGCTTAA
- a CDS encoding rhomboid family intramembrane serine protease, translating into MVFIYLFGLITNTSYDLIMNGAMINGYVQIGEWWRFITPIFLHLSFLHILMNGITLYYLGTQLEEILGHTRFLAVFLIAGIFGNFASFGFSNYPSAGASTALFGLFGVYLMLGESFRDTILSRIAGNVLLLIVINVVFDLMSPDIDLYGHIGGLIGGFLSAYLIGIPMSSNRIPWLKRIISLIILVIFAFLCLKMGYAAN; encoded by the coding sequence ATGGTTTTCATTTATTTATTTGGATTGATTACTAATACTTCTTATGACTTAATAATGAATGGTGCTATGATTAATGGTTATGTACAAATTGGTGAATGGTGGAGATTTATTACTCCTATTTTTCTACATTTATCTTTTTTGCATATTTTAATGAATGGAATAACGCTTTACTATTTAGGAACACAGTTAGAAGAAATATTGGGTCATACAAGATTTTTAGCAGTATTTTTAATAGCTGGAATTTTTGGTAATTTTGCTAGCTTTGGATTTAGTAACTATCCAAGTGCTGGGGCAAGTACAGCATTGTTCGGATTATTTGGCGTATATTTGATGTTGGGCGAAAGTTTTCGTGATACCATATTAAGTAGAATAGCAGGTAACGTTTTGTTACTTATCGTAATTAATGTGGTATTTGATTTAATGTCACCTGATATTGATTTATACGGACATATTGGCGGACTAATTGGTGGATTTTTATCCGCGTACTTAATTGGTATACCTATGTCATCTAATAGAATTCCTTGGTTAAAAAGGATTATTTCGTTAATTATTTTAGTAATATTTGCATTTTTATGCTTAAAAATGGGATATGCTGCAAATTAA
- a CDS encoding ROK family glucokinase — MVKKVIGIDLGGTTTKLAFLTDNGEVLDKWAIATDVSANGSHIVPNIIKSINEKMEDSDQKIDDFIGIGMGTPGSVDRKAGTVIGAYNLNWKTTQHIKDQIEKALGLPFALDNDANVASLGEYWKGAGSKDRDVVFVTLGTGVGGGVIVNGELAHGANGGAGEIGHLTVEPGGFKCTCGKQGCLEQYASATGVVKVARHLSSEFTGNSRLKEMINNGEEITSKVVFYLADNGDIFANQVVDRVCYFLGLALANVGNTLNPDNIVIGGGVSNAGNTLLQPTTKYFQENAFRPVRDSTKIRLAQLGNDAGVIGAGSLALRNVMDK; from the coding sequence ATGGTAAAAAAAGTAATCGGAATTGACTTAGGAGGTACAACCACTAAGTTGGCTTTCTTAACTGACAACGGTGAAGTTTTAGATAAATGGGCTATTGCAACCGATGTAAGCGCTAACGGAAGTCATATTGTTCCAAATATTATTAAATCAATTAATGAAAAGATGGAAGATTCTGATCAAAAAATTGATGATTTTATTGGAATTGGTATGGGAACTCCAGGTTCAGTTGATCGTAAGGCTGGAACTGTTATTGGTGCTTACAATTTAAATTGGAAAACAACTCAACATATTAAAGACCAAATTGAAAAAGCATTAGGTTTACCATTTGCTTTAGATAATGATGCTAATGTTGCTTCATTAGGTGAATATTGGAAAGGTGCCGGAAGTAAAGACAGAGATGTAGTATTTGTAACCTTAGGTACCGGTGTTGGTGGCGGAGTTATCGTCAACGGCGAATTAGCTCACGGTGCTAATGGTGGTGCTGGTGAAATCGGACATCTTACTGTTGAACCAGGTGGTTTCAAATGTACATGTGGTAAACAAGGTTGCTTAGAACAATACGCTTCTGCAACTGGTGTTGTTAAAGTGGCAAGACATCTATCCAGTGAATTTACTGGTAACTCAAGATTAAAAGAAATGATTAACAACGGTGAAGAAATTACTTCAAAAGTTGTATTCTACTTAGCTGATAACGGTGATATTTTTGCTAACCAAGTAGTTGACCGTGTTTGCTACTTCTTAGGATTAGCTCTTGCAAATGTTGGAAATACATTAAACCCAGATAACATCGTAATCGGTGGTGGTGTTTCAAATGCCGGAAACACTTTATTACAACCAACTACTAAATATTTCCAAGAAAATGCATTTAGACCTGTTAGAGATTCAACCAAGATTCGTTTAGCTCAATTAGGTAACGATGCCGGTGTAATCGGAGCTGGTTCTCTAGCACTTAGAAATGTTATGGATAAATAA
- the nusB gene encoding transcription antitermination factor NusB yields MEITRHKIREYAFQTLFAINANDTTDKNLFFHAISKTDSEVDIPEYYNTLVDGVLEHIDSLDDSIISYLVSGWSIDRIAKTDLAILRLAFFEIKYVDDVPTKVAINEALELTKKYSDDHSRKFVNGVLSNTIA; encoded by the coding sequence GTGGAAATTACAAGACACAAAATAAGAGAATATGCATTCCAAACATTATTTGCAATTAATGCAAATGATACAACCGATAAGAACCTATTCTTTCATGCCATTTCCAAAACTGATAGTGAAGTAGATATTCCTGAATACTACAACACATTAGTTGATGGTGTATTAGAACATATTGATAGTTTAGATGATAGTATAATCTCCTATCTTGTTTCCGGTTGGTCAATTGATAGAATTGCTAAGACTGATTTAGCTATTCTAAGACTTGCATTTTTCGAAATTAAATATGTTGATGATGTACCTACTAAGGTTGCAATCAACGAAGCTCTAGAATTAACAAAGAAGTACAGTGATGATCATTCACGTAAATTTGTTAATGGAGTTTTATCAAACACAATTGCTTAA
- the rpmG gene encoding 50S ribosomal protein L33: protein MRVHITLECTECHERNYLSTKSRRNNPDRLELKKYCPRERKVTLHRETK from the coding sequence ATGAGAGTACACATTACTTTAGAATGTACAGAATGTCACGAACGTAATTACTTATCAACTAAGAGTCGTCGTAACAACCCTGATCGTTTGGAACTAAAGAAATATTGTCCACGTGAAAGAAAAGTTACATTACATCGTGAAACAAAATAA
- a CDS encoding MerR family transcriptional regulator, with the protein MKEKDLRRSLSVLPIGTVMKLTSLTARQIRYYEEQGLVSPERNDGNRRMYSLNDIDTILEIKDYLSDGLNISKIKSIYEKRKKDSYKDNSDGLSDQEARKLLSDELLNIGGLNSRDANNNSF; encoded by the coding sequence ATGAAAGAAAAGGATTTAAGAAGATCGCTTTCTGTATTACCAATCGGGACTGTTATGAAATTAACTAGTCTTACAGCTAGACAAATCAGATATTATGAAGAACAAGGCTTGGTTTCACCTGAAAGAAATGATGGGAACCGCCGTATGTATTCTTTGAATGATATCGATACGATTTTAGAAATTAAAGACTATTTGTCAGATGGATTAAACATTTCTAAAATTAAGTCTATATATGAAAAGCGTAAGAAAGATAGCTATAAAGACAATTCTGATGGCTTATCTGATCAAGAAGCGAGAAAACTCTTGTCCGATGAGCTTCTTAATATTGGTGGCTTAAATTCCAGGGACGCCAATAATAATTCTTTTTAA
- a CDS encoding DUF3042 family protein produces MKKFAKGFFVGALATTSAVAGTLFSFKKKVVDPVEDRAQKLEENRKRVVRKQRSAHQG; encoded by the coding sequence ATGAAAAAATTTGCAAAAGGATTTTTTGTTGGTGCCCTTGCAACTACAAGTGCAGTTGCTGGAACTTTATTTTCATTTAAGAAAAAAGTTGTTGATCCTGTAGAAGACAGAGCTCAAAAATTAGAAGAAAACAGAAAGAGAGTTGTTCGTAAGCAACGCTCTGCACACCAAGGCTAA
- the miaA gene encoding tRNA (adenosine(37)-N6)-dimethylallyltransferase MiaA yields the protein MKKVLIIVGPTAVGKTSLSIKLAKKFNGEVISGDSMQVYKHLNIGTAKVTKDEMGGISHHLIDIRDVSQRYSAAEFVEEANHYIDDIISRGKLPIIVGGTGFYIQSLVDGLNLGGDKYVDDTYRKELHEFSKENGKQELWNKLNDIDPEAAKNIDVSNERRVIRAMEVFHNTGKKFSDQSNNEVDLNSFIIALNTNRKVLYNRINYRVDKMFDDGLMDEVKWLFSKNDLSLPALKGIGYREFIDYYANKIDLETVKDNIKKDSRHYAKRQLTWFRNKMDVRWYDIISDMNNEKNIEKDIQNWLK from the coding sequence ATGAAAAAAGTACTTATAATTGTAGGACCAACTGCTGTTGGGAAAACCAGTTTATCAATTAAATTAGCCAAAAAATTCAATGGTGAGGTAATTTCTGGTGACTCTATGCAAGTTTATAAACATTTGAATATTGGTACCGCAAAGGTTACTAAAGATGAAATGGGAGGCATTTCTCACCATTTAATAGATATACGTGATGTAAGTCAAAGATATTCTGCAGCGGAATTTGTAGAGGAAGCTAATCATTATATCGATGACATAATTAGTAGAGGAAAATTACCAATTATTGTTGGAGGAACCGGATTTTATATTCAATCATTAGTTGATGGTTTGAATCTAGGTGGGGATAAATATGTCGATGATACTTACCGAAAAGAATTACATGAATTTTCTAAGGAAAATGGTAAGCAAGAATTATGGAATAAATTAAATGACATTGATCCTGAGGCTGCAAAAAATATTGATGTAAGCAATGAACGAAGAGTTATAAGAGCGATGGAAGTTTTCCATAATACTGGAAAGAAATTTTCTGATCAATCTAATAATGAAGTAGATTTAAATAGTTTTATCATTGCATTAAATACTAATAGGAAAGTTTTATATAATAGAATAAACTATCGAGTAGATAAAATGTTTGATGATGGATTGATGGATGAAGTCAAATGGTTATTTTCAAAAAATGACTTATCATTACCAGCACTTAAGGGAATTGGTTATCGAGAGTTTATTGATTATTATGCAAACAAAATTGACTTAGAAACTGTAAAAGATAACATCAAAAAAGATTCAAGACATTATGCAAAAAGACAGCTTACTTGGTTCAGAAATAAAATGGATGTTAGATGGTATGACATAATATCTGACATGAATAACGAAAAAAACATAGAAAAAGATATACAAAATTGGCTAAAATAG
- a CDS encoding ribosomal-processing cysteine protease Prp — translation MILAKIIRNKENNHISEFSLKGHADSAEYGKDIVCAAVSVLSISTVNGLQKYAHINPKVNSDDANGGLLEVSIPDANNHDDQIAADAILSTFQNGMDDISHSYAKFVKLDITFD, via the coding sequence ATGATATTAGCAAAGATTATTCGAAATAAAGAAAATAATCATATTAGTGAATTTAGTTTAAAAGGTCATGCTGATTCTGCTGAATATGGAAAAGATATTGTATGTGCTGCTGTTTCTGTTTTATCTATTTCAACTGTAAATGGATTACAAAAATATGCGCATATTAATCCTAAAGTTAATAGCGATGATGCTAATGGCGGATTGTTAGAAGTATCAATTCCGGATGCTAATAATCATGATGACCAAATAGCTGCCGATGCTATTTTATCTACATTCCAAAATGGAATGGATGATATTTCTCATAGTTATGCGAAGTTTGTTAAATTAGATATTACATTCGATTAA
- the glnA gene encoding type I glutamate--ammonia ligase, with protein sequence MATKHDYTKEDIRRIVKEEDVKFLRLMFTDVLGSLKNVEVPISQLDELLDNKLMFDGSSIEGFVRIEESDMYLHPDLSTWMIFPWSTERGKIARVICEVYKPNGEPFEGDPRNNLIRVLQDMKKAGFSSFNIGPEPEFFLFKMDENGKPTTNLNDQGSYFDMAPLDLGGNCRREIVLTLEEMGFDVEAAHHEVAPGQHEIDFKYADALNAADNIQTFKLVVKTIARKYGLFATFMPKPLSGINGSGMHLNMSLFNDDGDVFYDEDGDLKLSETAYHFLGGLMKHAKSYTAICNPLVNSYKRLVPGYEAPVYVAWSGSNRSPLIRVPNARGLATRLELRSADASANPYLAIAAVLEAGLDGLKNGIVPPKSVDRNIYRMDAEERKENQIVNLPDDLLDALKELSSDEVMKRAMGEKIFNSYLAAKHLEYNAYRAQVSDWERDQYMEKY encoded by the coding sequence ATGGCTACAAAGCATGATTATACAAAAGAGGATATTCGTCGAATTGTTAAAGAAGAAGACGTTAAATTTTTACGTTTAATGTTTACTGATGTATTGGGTTCACTAAAAAATGTTGAAGTCCCAATTAGTCAATTGGATGAATTATTAGATAACAAACTTATGTTTGATGGATCATCAATTGAAGGATTTGTAAGAATTGAAGAAAGTGACATGTACTTACATCCAGATCTATCAACATGGATGATTTTCCCTTGGAGTACTGAAAGAGGAAAAATTGCTAGAGTTATTTGTGAAGTTTACAAGCCAAATGGTGAACCATTTGAAGGTGATCCAAGAAATAATTTGATTAGAGTTCTACAAGATATGAAGAAAGCTGGATTCTCATCATTTAACATTGGACCAGAACCAGAATTCTTCTTATTCAAGATGGATGAAAATGGCAAACCCACAACTAATCTAAATGACCAAGGAAGTTATTTTGACATGGCTCCACTTGATTTAGGTGGAAATTGCCGTAGAGAAATTGTTTTAACCCTTGAAGAAATGGGATTTGATGTGGAAGCTGCCCATCACGAAGTAGCACCTGGTCAACACGAAATTGACTTTAAATATGCAGATGCTTTAAATGCTGCCGATAATATTCAAACATTTAAATTAGTAGTTAAAACAATTGCAAGAAAATATGGATTATTTGCAACCTTTATGCCAAAGCCACTAAGTGGTATTAACGGATCAGGAATGCACTTAAACATGTCATTATTTAATGATGATGGGGATGTATTCTATGATGAAGATGGTGATTTGAAGCTTTCTGAAACTGCTTACCATTTCTTAGGTGGTTTAATGAAGCATGCAAAGAGTTACACTGCTATTTGTAATCCATTAGTTAACTCATACAAGAGATTAGTTCCTGGTTATGAAGCTCCTGTTTATGTAGCTTGGTCGGGATCAAACAGATCACCACTTATTCGTGTTCCTAACGCAAGAGGATTAGCAACACGTTTGGAATTAAGAAGTGCTGATGCTTCAGCTAACCCATACTTAGCCATTGCCGCTGTTCTAGAAGCTGGATTGGATGGATTGAAGAATGGAATTGTTCCTCCAAAGAGCGTGGACAGAAATATTTACCGTATGGATGCTGAAGAAAGAAAAGAAAATCAAATCGTTAACTTACCAGATGACTTGTTAGATGCATTGAAAGAATTAAGCTCTGACGAAGTTATGAAGAGAGCTATGGGTGAAAAGATCTTTAACAGTTACTTAGCTGCTAAACACCTTGAATACAATGCATACCGTGCTCAAGTTTCTGATTGGGAACGCGATCAATACATGGAAAAATACTAG
- a CDS encoding YqgQ family protein has product MKTLYDVQQLLKRFGIYVYVGKRMWDIEVMALELDHLHDAGLVTKQEFIQAKIVLKHEHRLEEEKNNKF; this is encoded by the coding sequence ATGAAGACGTTGTATGATGTTCAGCAACTTTTAAAAAGGTTTGGTATTTATGTTTATGTAGGAAAAAGAATGTGGGATATTGAAGTCATGGCTTTGGAATTAGACCACTTACATGATGCTGGTTTAGTTACTAAGCAAGAATTCATACAAGCCAAAATTGTTTTGAAACATGAGCATAGATTAGAGGAAGAAAAAAATAACAAGTTTTAG
- a CDS encoding peptidoglycan D,D-transpeptidase FtsI family protein has translation MNNFLRKIFHHSDRGINSKVPFRLNIILTVVGALFAILAIQLAYLQIINGNQYKAEVSRSDNSVKYGNVQRGMIYDSTGRVLVGNKAHLAILYTKGLAVTTSEIYTIANKLSQYLTVDSSSLTPRQEADYYLANKDNLSKISDSMKFPSGSKPNEQYAAEIKKVMDEKLYKTDKDTMNKAAIFQKMSGSYQLSTTYIKSTGVTNKEAATIGEHLSDMPGVQVGNSWTREYPNGNAIQSIVGTVSSEKGGLPSDRINSLLSEGYSRNDSVGQSYLEEKYEPALRGSKSQTLVKGGSLDHAIKQYGGQKGDNLQLTINSQFEKKIQTLVENADRGTGNSTGAYAVVMNPNTGGIIGLAGVNRNPETGKMIPNALGTINNSIVMGSVVKGAMVSGALMDKVITPTNSVFTDKPILTGGIRKSSWFNYDGNHDVSLDASTALEVSSNSYMMQLAMKEAGFHYYEGAPLTMNPNIFNVMRGYFNQFGLGTLTGIDLPGETKGIQGPGGSANIGKALDLSYGNYDAYTPIQVAQYISTIANGGYRIEPHVVQNIRASNKNGKLGRIKYSVTPTVLNKVDMTPAQRKVVTDGFYKVVHGTNQYRTGITLNQIKPSVSAKTGTAQTFYSSGKKGSKPQETVTLSLGSFAPSNNPQVVVVVAIPNLPTNSENNNINLAQEIYKAYWKYVQSDSGLEK, from the coding sequence TTGAATAATTTTTTGAGAAAAATATTCCATCATAGTGATCGTGGTATAAATTCAAAAGTACCATTTAGATTAAATATTATTTTAACCGTTGTGGGTGCTTTATTTGCCATATTAGCCATACAATTGGCTTACTTACAAATCATTAATGGAAATCAATATAAGGCGGAAGTTAGTCGTTCAGATAATTCCGTGAAATATGGAAATGTACAAAGAGGGATGATTTATGATTCCACTGGACGTGTTCTAGTTGGAAATAAAGCTCACCTTGCTATTTTATATACAAAAGGATTAGCTGTTACAACCTCTGAGATATACACAATTGCTAATAAATTGAGTCAATATCTTACAGTAGATTCATCTAGTTTAACTCCCAGACAGGAAGCTGATTACTATCTAGCTAATAAAGATAATTTGTCGAAGATTTCTGATAGTATGAAATTTCCTTCTGGTTCTAAACCAAATGAACAATATGCTGCTGAAATAAAGAAAGTAATGGATGAAAAATTATATAAGACAGATAAGGATACCATGAATAAAGCAGCAATTTTTCAAAAAATGAGTGGTTCATATCAATTATCAACTACTTACATCAAGAGTACTGGTGTGACAAATAAGGAAGCTGCGACAATTGGAGAACATTTATCCGATATGCCTGGTGTCCAAGTTGGTAATAGTTGGACTCGTGAATATCCAAATGGAAATGCTATTCAAAGTATCGTAGGTACCGTTTCTTCCGAAAAGGGTGGATTGCCTAGTGATAGAATTAATAGCTTATTATCAGAAGGATATTCTAGAAATGATAGTGTTGGACAAAGTTATCTAGAAGAAAAATATGAACCAGCTTTGCGTGGATCTAAATCACAAACTCTTGTTAAGGGTGGTAGTTTAGATCATGCTATCAAACAATACGGTGGTCAAAAGGGTGACAACCTTCAACTTACTATAAATTCTCAATTTGAAAAGAAAATACAGACTTTAGTTGAAAATGCTGATAGAGGAACTGGTAATTCTACTGGTGCATATGCAGTTGTTATGAATCCTAATACAGGTGGAATTATTGGACTTGCAGGTGTAAATAGAAATCCAGAAACTGGAAAAATGATTCCTAATGCACTAGGAACTATAAATAACTCAATTGTAATGGGTTCTGTAGTTAAGGGTGCCATGGTTTCTGGAGCGTTGATGGATAAGGTTATTACTCCAACAAACTCTGTATTCACTGATAAACCAATCTTAACTGGTGGAATTAGAAAATCTTCTTGGTTTAACTACGATGGAAATCATGATGTTTCATTAGATGCATCCACAGCTCTTGAAGTATCTTCTAACTCTTACATGATGCAATTAGCCATGAAAGAAGCAGGATTCCATTACTATGAAGGTGCTCCTCTAACTATGAATCCTAATATCTTTAATGTTATGCGTGGATACTTTAACCAATTTGGTTTAGGAACCTTAACAGGTATTGATTTACCTGGTGAAACTAAGGGTATTCAAGGACCTGGTGGTAGTGCAAACATTGGTAAAGCACTGGACTTGTCTTATGGAAACTATGATGCATACACACCAATTCAAGTGGCACAATACATTTCAACTATAGCTAATGGTGGTTACAGAATAGAACCACACGTAGTTCAAAATATTCGTGCTTCTAATAAGAATGGAAAATTAGGTAGAATTAAATATTCTGTAACTCCAACTGTGTTAAATAAAGTGGATATGACACCAGCACAAAGAAAAGTAGTTACTGATGGATTCTATAAAGTGGTTCACGGAACTAACCAATATAGAACTGGTATTACCTTAAACCAAATAAAGCCATCTGTATCTGCTAAAACTGGTACTGCGCAAACATTTTACAGTAGTGGAAAGAAAGGTTCTAAACCTCAAGAAACTGTAACATTGAGTTTGGGATCCTTTGCTCCATCTAATAACCCACAAGTGGTAGTTGTTGTTGCTATTCCAAACTTACCAACTAATTCGGAAAATAATAATATTAATCTTGCTCAAGAGATTTATAAGGCATACTGGAAGTATGTTCAATCTGATAGTGGGTTAGAAAAATAA
- a CDS encoding rhodanese-like domain-containing protein, with amino-acid sequence MLLIVIILLVIFGYNLYSRLRANHFANFIGEEDFQKGRHKGQVVDLRESKDFEAGHILGARNIPYSTIKMFYKNIRNDMPVYLYDQGKALSIKTAILLGKHGYKNIYVLNSGYRNWNGKTKK; translated from the coding sequence ATGCTTTTAATTGTAATTATTTTATTAGTTATATTTGGATATAATTTATACAGTCGTTTACGTGCAAATCACTTTGCTAATTTTATTGGTGAAGAAGATTTTCAAAAAGGTAGACATAAGGGCCAAGTTGTTGACTTGCGTGAGAGCAAAGACTTTGAAGCAGGTCACATTTTAGGCGCAAGAAATATTCCATATTCTACTATAAAAATGTTTTACAAGAATATTAGAAATGATATGCCAGTATATTTATACGACCAAGGGAAAGCTTTAAGCATTAAGACAGCTATTTTGCTTGGAAAACATGGATATAAAAATATTTACGTTTTAAATTCTGGATACAGAAATTGGAACGGAAAAACTAAAAAATAA
- a CDS encoding Asp23/Gls24 family envelope stress response protein has product MAEETNISLKKSSSDLGEIKISPSVLEIIASIASVQVKGVKRMRGSLATSVNELFGRKEMGKGIKLDFHDGKLIVDVYVYLNYGVSVPKVALNIQEQVKQQLLFMTELDLGEVNVHVEGIVPDKSDKKYDPNTLFSGNSSNKGEK; this is encoded by the coding sequence ATGGCAGAAGAAACAAATATTTCTTTAAAGAAATCTAGTTCTGATTTAGGTGAAATCAAGATTTCTCCTAGTGTATTAGAAATTATTGCAAGTATTGCATCTGTTCAAGTAAAAGGTGTAAAGAGAATGCGAGGATCACTAGCAACCAGTGTGAATGAACTATTTGGTCGCAAAGAAATGGGTAAAGGTATCAAACTTGATTTTCATGATGGAAAATTAATCGTTGATGTATATGTATATCTTAATTATGGTGTTTCTGTGCCAAAGGTTGCATTGAATATCCAAGAACAAGTTAAACAACAGCTTTTATTCATGACAGAGCTTGATTTAGGCGAAGTTAATGTACATGTAGAAGGTATTGTACCTGATAAAAGTGATAAAAAGTATGATCCAAATACTTTATTTAGTGGTAATAGTAGCAATAAGGGTGAAAAATAG
- the rplU gene encoding 50S ribosomal protein L21 encodes MYAIIVTGGKQYKVAEGEAIYVEKLNANEGDKVTFDQVVFVGGDSAKVGTPLVDGASVEGTVEKQGRGKKITILRYKPKKGARSKKGHRQPYTKVMIDSIKA; translated from the coding sequence ATGTACGCAATTATCGTTACAGGCGGAAAGCAATACAAAGTTGCTGAAGGTGAAGCAATCTACGTTGAAAAGCTAAACGCAAACGAAGGTGACAAGGTTACATTTGATCAAGTTGTTTTCGTTGGTGGTGATTCAGCTAAGGTTGGTACACCACTTGTAGACGGAGCTTCTGTTGAAGGTACTGTTGAAAAACAAGGCCGTGGCAAGAAGATTACTATTCTTCGTTACAAACCTAAGAAGGGTGCTCGTTCTAAGAAGGGTCATAGACAACCTTACACTAAGGTTATGATTGACTCAATCAAAGCTTAA